A genomic segment from Sphingopyxis sp. DBS4 encodes:
- a CDS encoding DUF2306 domain-containing protein yields MATIDASFTPARLARRIDWLGRAATFCYLSVAAGQLLFTAFILLFYYPSSLSGHFERWNSKPLITGFVAGDTVGNLFFAAHVLMAAVISFGGLVQLVPAIRGRWPAVHRWNGRLYLVCALALSLDGLWLVWGRGSWMNLTGAFGISLDALLILAFAALAWRSARARRFAEHRRWAIRLFAVASAVWFMRVGYMAWGIATGGAGIGDAMDGPFDLFLAFANSLLPLGVAELYLRAGARGTPTAKKGVAALLAVGGIIILTGSAGAWMMMWSPYL; encoded by the coding sequence ATGGCGACCATCGACGCATCCTTCACGCCCGCGCGCCTGGCGCGCCGGATCGACTGGCTCGGGCGCGCCGCGACTTTCTGTTACCTGTCGGTCGCGGCGGGACAGCTTCTGTTCACCGCCTTCATCCTGCTCTTCTATTATCCCTCGTCGCTCTCGGGCCATTTCGAGCGCTGGAACAGCAAGCCGCTGATCACCGGCTTCGTCGCCGGCGACACGGTGGGCAATCTCTTCTTCGCGGCCCATGTGCTGATGGCGGCGGTGATCAGCTTCGGCGGGCTGGTGCAACTCGTTCCCGCGATCCGCGGCCGCTGGCCCGCAGTCCACCGCTGGAACGGACGGCTCTATCTGGTCTGCGCGCTCGCGCTGTCGCTCGACGGGTTATGGCTCGTCTGGGGGCGCGGATCGTGGATGAACCTGACCGGCGCCTTCGGCATCTCGCTCGATGCGCTGCTGATCCTCGCTTTCGCAGCGCTCGCCTGGCGCAGCGCCCGCGCGCGCCGCTTTGCCGAGCATCGCCGCTGGGCGATCCGGCTGTTCGCGGTCGCGAGCGCGGTCTGGTTCATGCGCGTCGGCTATATGGCGTGGGGCATCGCGACCGGCGGCGCCGGGATCGGCGACGCGATGGACGGCCCTTTCGATCTCTTTCTCGCCTTCGCCAATTCGCTGCTGCCGCTGGGTGTCGCCGAGCTTTACCTCCGCGCCGGCGCGCGCGGAACGCCTACGGCGAAAAAGGGCGTAGCGGCGCTGCTCGCGGTGGGCGGGATCATCATCCTCACCGGCAGCGCGGGGGCGTGGATGATGATGTGGAGCCCGTACCTCTAG
- a CDS encoding S1C family serine protease encodes MTRFLALLLALLTVTLALPARAADDISAASRSVVRVVTVAMVDGEVVGFGHGSGIAISPTRIVTNAHVVESAAKYPNNVALGVVPSEGQKSYAGKLIAIDTERDLALIEISGTRLPAAAVYSGPLDSGADVVALGYPGNVDLATARSAADYITPRTPVRSEGNLSNTQTVDGVAMLVHTAKISRGNSGGPLVDQCGRIVGINTAITRADDGDSPFAFAISTRELARFLGDAGQQYGAIGSPCLSMAEADARDRAALDADARKTAEANAAKEAAAALDRQLKQAHAEEAALDARENRIALAGVLFVIGALSAGAAMLFYSQQKMRNAKIAGGAGAALILGAAVLFVTRPDAHAEVKDEAAAATTPDAPKIAEGQFLCTIRPDRSRITVSSTTDVPVKIAANGCVNDRTQYAMGADGHWQRILVPNEEATVTVASIDPTGQEYRVDRYLLDADTMAKAREIRAGVTLKSCTADADALAGLATQQEAIRAVLPPTPNERLVYQCQKAATAP; translated from the coding sequence ATGACCCGCTTCCTCGCGCTCCTTCTCGCCCTGCTCACCGTCACTCTCGCGCTCCCGGCCCGCGCCGCCGACGACATCAGCGCCGCGTCACGCAGCGTCGTGCGCGTCGTCACCGTCGCGATGGTCGACGGTGAGGTCGTCGGCTTCGGCCACGGCAGCGGCATCGCCATTTCGCCGACGCGCATCGTCACCAACGCGCATGTCGTCGAATCGGCCGCGAAATATCCGAACAATGTCGCGCTCGGCGTCGTCCCGTCGGAAGGACAGAAAAGCTATGCCGGCAAGCTGATCGCGATCGACACCGAACGCGACCTCGCGCTGATCGAGATCAGCGGGACGCGGCTGCCCGCCGCCGCGGTCTATTCGGGGCCGCTCGATTCGGGCGCCGACGTCGTCGCGCTCGGCTATCCGGGCAATGTCGACCTTGCGACCGCGCGCAGCGCCGCCGACTATATCACCCCGCGCACGCCGGTGCGCAGCGAGGGCAATCTGTCGAACACGCAGACTGTCGACGGGGTCGCGATGCTCGTCCACACCGCGAAGATCTCGCGCGGCAATTCGGGCGGCCCGCTCGTCGATCAATGCGGGCGCATCGTCGGCATCAACACCGCGATCACCCGCGCCGACGACGGCGATTCGCCCTTCGCCTTCGCCATCTCGACGCGCGAACTCGCGCGCTTCCTCGGCGACGCCGGGCAGCAATATGGCGCGATCGGTTCGCCCTGCCTGTCAATGGCCGAGGCCGACGCGCGCGACCGCGCCGCGCTCGACGCCGATGCGCGCAAGACCGCCGAGGCGAATGCCGCGAAGGAGGCCGCCGCGGCGCTCGACCGCCAACTCAAGCAGGCACACGCCGAAGAAGCTGCGCTCGACGCGCGCGAGAACCGCATCGCGCTTGCGGGCGTGCTGTTCGTGATCGGCGCGCTGTCGGCGGGCGCGGCGATGCTCTTCTATAGCCAGCAGAAGATGCGCAACGCGAAGATCGCTGGCGGGGCCGGCGCCGCGCTCATCCTCGGCGCCGCGGTGCTGTTCGTCACGCGCCCCGACGCACATGCGGAGGTCAAGGACGAGGCGGCCGCGGCCACAACGCCCGACGCGCCGAAGATCGCCGAGGGCCAGTTCCTCTGCACGATTCGCCCCGACCGCAGTCGCATCACCGTCTCCTCGACCACCGACGTGCCGGTGAAGATCGCGGCGAACGGCTGCGTCAACGACCGCACCCAATATGCGATGGGCGCCGACGGCCATTGGCAACGCATCCTCGTCCCCAATGAGGAAGCGACGGTGACGGTCGCCTCGATCGATCCGACGGGCCAGGAATATCGCGTCGACCGCTATCTGCTCGACGCCGACACGATGGCGAAAGCGCGCGAGATTCGCGCCGGTGTGACGCTGAAAAGCTGCACTGCCGATGCCGATGCACTCGCGGGGCTGGCGACGCAACAGGAAGCGATCCGCGCCGTGCTACCCCCGACGCCCAACGAGCGGCTGGTCTATCAGTGCCAGAAGGCGGCGACGGCGCCTTGA
- a CDS encoding DUF6790 family protein, protein MHLTVVLLTMLVLPAASVLIERWTGGGSASLWVLIGKWFVFWGVGVRLFIAGARQIVKPELTATGIFGVTDKAAFPLAQELGFWNLTIGLISIASIKRPEWVAPMAIAGMLFYAMAGALHVTGKDRGFSENVAMISDLGMAGLLLAFLVATFPLWARS, encoded by the coding sequence ATGCATCTGACCGTTGTTCTGCTGACCATGCTGGTGCTGCCGGCGGCATCGGTGCTGATCGAACGCTGGACGGGCGGCGGGAGCGCGAGCCTGTGGGTGCTGATCGGCAAATGGTTCGTCTTCTGGGGCGTCGGCGTCCGCCTGTTCATCGCGGGCGCGCGGCAGATCGTGAAGCCCGAACTGACCGCGACCGGGATTTTCGGCGTCACCGACAAGGCGGCCTTCCCGCTCGCGCAGGAGCTCGGCTTCTGGAACCTCACCATCGGGCTGATCTCGATCGCGTCGATCAAGCGCCCCGAATGGGTGGCGCCGATGGCGATCGCGGGGATGCTCTTTTATGCGATGGCGGGCGCGCTGCACGTCACCGGCAAGGACCGCGGCTTCTCGGAGAATGTCGCGATGATCTCCGACCTCGGCATGGCGGGCCTGCTGCTGGCGTTCCTGGTCGCGACCTTCCCGCTGTGGGCGCGTTCCTGA
- a CDS encoding dienelactone hydrolase family protein, producing the protein MGEMIRMTMDDGAEIAVYHADAAGERRGGLVLIQEIFGVTDHIRELCDEYAVDGYEVLSPALFDREHPGFESDYSGPQFERAVELARKLHPFEQSLKDAQTCIDALKGKGPVFITGYCYGGSVAWRMAQISPDLAAASAYYGSLVPTQFADQPPACAAIAHFGRFDGGIPMEGVEALIAKAHPTAQIFVYEAGHGFNSDRRKDYHEPSSEAARERTLMLFKACGG; encoded by the coding sequence ATGGGCGAAATGATTCGCATGACGATGGACGATGGCGCGGAGATCGCGGTCTATCACGCCGACGCGGCGGGCGAACGGCGCGGCGGGCTCGTGCTGATCCAGGAAATCTTCGGGGTCACCGACCATATCCGCGAGCTTTGCGACGAATATGCCGTCGACGGTTATGAAGTGCTGTCGCCCGCGCTGTTCGACCGCGAGCATCCGGGGTTCGAGAGCGACTATTCGGGGCCGCAGTTCGAGCGCGCGGTGGAGCTGGCGCGAAAGCTCCACCCGTTCGAGCAGAGCCTGAAGGACGCGCAAACCTGCATCGACGCGCTCAAGGGGAAGGGGCCGGTCTTCATCACCGGCTATTGCTATGGCGGCTCGGTGGCGTGGCGGATGGCGCAGATCAGCCCCGACCTCGCCGCGGCGTCGGCCTATTACGGCAGCCTCGTCCCGACCCAGTTCGCCGATCAGCCGCCCGCCTGCGCGGCGATCGCCCATTTCGGCCGCTTCGACGGCGGCATTCCGATGGAGGGCGTTGAGGCGCTGATCGCGAAAGCGCATCCGACCGCGCAGATTTTCGTCTATGAAGCCGGGCACGGCTTCAACAGCGACCGGCGCAAGGATTATCACGAACCGAGCAGCGAAGCGGCGCGCGAGCGGACGCTGATGCTGTTCAAGGCGTGCGGGGGATAA
- a CDS encoding F0F1 ATP synthase subunit delta, with translation MENSGGIQGNITAGLAGRYASALFDLARESNAIDAVAKSLGTLSAGLTDSADLSALIASPVVSRGDAAKAIEAVAKALKLDSLTAKFLGVLAENRRLADLPGMIAAFNAIVADHRGEVTAKVTSAHPLTAEQVKALTANLKSRVGRDVTVATTVDPAILGGLVVQLGSQLIDGSIRTRLNSFAQAMKG, from the coding sequence GTGGAGAATTCCGGCGGCATTCAGGGCAACATCACGGCGGGCCTCGCGGGCCGCTATGCCAGTGCGCTGTTCGATCTGGCCCGCGAATCGAACGCGATCGACGCGGTCGCCAAGAGCCTCGGCACCCTCAGCGCCGGCTTGACCGATTCGGCCGACCTTTCGGCGCTGATCGCGAGCCCCGTCGTCAGCCGCGGCGACGCCGCGAAGGCGATCGAGGCGGTCGCCAAGGCACTGAAGCTCGATTCGCTGACCGCGAAGTTCCTCGGCGTGCTTGCCGAGAATCGCCGCCTCGCCGATCTCCCCGGCATGATCGCCGCCTTCAACGCGATCGTCGCCGATCACCGCGGCGAAGTGACCGCGAAGGTCACCAGCGCGCACCCGCTCACCGCCGAGCAGGTCAAGGCGCTGACCGCCAACCTCAAATCCCGTGTCGGCCGCGACGTCACCGTCGCGACGACCGTCGATCCCGCCATCCTCGGCGGCCTCGTCGTCCAGCTGGGCAGCCAGTTGATCGACGGCAGCATCCGTACCCGTCTCAACAGTTTCGCGCAGGCGATGAAGGGCTAA
- the atpA gene encoding F0F1 ATP synthase subunit alpha — protein sequence MEIRAAEISKVIKDQIANFGTDATVSEIGSVLSVGDGIARVHGLDNVQAGEMVEFANGVKGMALNLEADNVGIVIFGSDSEIKEGDTVKRTGTIVDVPVGKGLLGRVVDGLGNPIDGKGPIKADKRMRVEVKAPGIIPRTSVHEPVQTGLKALDALVPVGRGQRELIIGDRQTGKTAVAIDTFINQKEANKGDDESKKLYCIYVAVGQKRSTVAQIVRQLEENGAMEYSIVVAATASEPAPLQYLAPYTGVTMGEFFRDNGMHAVIVYDDLSKQAVAYRQMSLLLRRPPGREAYPGDVFYLHSRLLERAAKMNSDNGSGSLTALPIIETQAGDVSAYIPTNVISITDGQIFLETNLFNAGIRPAINVGLSVSRVGSAAQTKAMKKVSGSIKLELAQYREMEAFAQFGSDLDASTQKLLNRGARLTQLLKQPQFQPMPFEEQTASIFAGTNGYLDNVAVGDVSRYEQAMLAYLRSDHGDVLKTIRDTKDLGDDAKKGLVAALDAFAKIFA from the coding sequence ATGGAAATCCGCGCCGCTGAAATCAGCAAGGTCATCAAGGACCAGATCGCCAATTTCGGCACCGACGCCACGGTCAGCGAGATCGGCTCGGTGCTGTCGGTCGGTGACGGCATCGCCCGCGTCCACGGCCTCGACAATGTCCAGGCCGGCGAGATGGTCGAATTCGCCAATGGCGTGAAGGGCATGGCGCTCAACCTCGAGGCCGACAATGTCGGCATCGTGATCTTCGGCTCGGACTCGGAGATCAAGGAAGGCGACACCGTCAAGCGCACTGGCACGATCGTCGACGTCCCCGTCGGCAAGGGCCTGCTCGGCCGCGTCGTTGACGGCCTCGGCAATCCGATCGACGGCAAGGGCCCGATCAAGGCCGACAAGCGGATGCGCGTCGAGGTCAAGGCGCCGGGCATCATCCCGCGCACCTCGGTCCACGAACCCGTCCAGACCGGCCTGAAGGCGCTCGACGCGCTCGTTCCCGTCGGCCGCGGCCAGCGCGAGCTGATCATCGGCGACCGTCAGACCGGCAAGACCGCCGTCGCGATCGACACCTTCATCAACCAGAAGGAAGCGAACAAGGGCGACGACGAGTCGAAGAAGCTCTATTGCATCTACGTCGCCGTCGGCCAGAAGCGCTCGACCGTCGCGCAGATCGTCCGCCAGCTCGAAGAAAATGGCGCGATGGAATATTCGATCGTCGTCGCCGCGACCGCGTCGGAACCCGCGCCGCTTCAGTATCTCGCGCCTTACACCGGCGTGACGATGGGCGAGTTCTTTCGCGACAACGGCATGCACGCCGTGATCGTCTATGACGATCTTTCCAAGCAGGCGGTCGCCTATCGCCAGATGTCGCTGCTGCTCCGCCGCCCGCCGGGCCGCGAAGCCTATCCGGGCGACGTCTTCTATCTCCACAGCCGCCTGCTCGAGCGCGCCGCGAAGATGAACAGCGACAATGGCTCGGGCTCGCTCACCGCGCTGCCGATCATCGAAACGCAGGCGGGCGACGTGTCGGCCTATATTCCGACCAACGTGATTTCGATCACCGACGGCCAGATCTTCCTCGAAACCAACCTTTTCAACGCGGGCATCCGCCCGGCGATCAACGTCGGCCTGTCGGTGAGCCGCGTCGGCTCGGCCGCGCAGACCAAGGCGATGAAGAAGGTGTCGGGCTCGATCAAGCTCGAACTCGCGCAGTATCGCGAGATGGAAGCCTTCGCGCAGTTCGGCTCGGACCTCGACGCCTCGACGCAGAAGCTGCTCAATCGCGGCGCGCGCCTGACCCAGCTTCTGAAGCAGCCGCAGTTCCAGCCGATGCCGTTCGAGGAGCAGACCGCGTCGATCTTCGCCGGCACCAACGGCTATCTCGACAATGTCGCCGTGGGCGACGTCTCGCGCTACGAGCAGGCGATGCTCGCCTATCTGCGCAGCGACCATGGTGATGTGCTGAAGACGATCCGCGACACCAAGGACCTGGGCGACGACGCCAAAAAGGGTCTGGTGGCGGCGCTCGACGCCTTCGCAAAGATTTTCGCGTAA
- a CDS encoding F0F1 ATP synthase subunit gamma, producing the protein MASLKELKGRIVSVKSTQKITKAKKMVAAAKLRKAQAAAEAARPYAERLEGVVASLASKVGASDSAPKLLAGTGKSDTHLLVVLNSDRGLAGAFNSNIVKAARDKALELQGEGKKVLFYLIGRKGRPVIARLFAGQIIEQYDTTGIRDIGFEQAHDISAKVMELYEAGAFDVAHLFYSKFRSALLQEATGQQLIPVPAPADIPASSGAAVEYEPDEEAILADLLPRNITIQIFKGLLENAASEQGASMTAMDNATRNAGELINKLTIIYNRTRQAAITTELIEIIAGAEAL; encoded by the coding sequence ATGGCCAGTCTGAAGGAACTCAAAGGGCGGATCGTCTCGGTCAAATCGACCCAGAAGATCACCAAGGCCAAGAAGATGGTCGCCGCCGCCAAGCTGCGCAAGGCGCAGGCCGCGGCCGAGGCCGCGCGCCCCTATGCCGAGCGGCTCGAAGGCGTCGTCGCCAGCCTGGCGTCGAAGGTCGGTGCGTCGGATTCGGCGCCGAAGCTGCTCGCGGGCACCGGCAAGAGCGACACCCATCTGCTCGTCGTGCTGAACAGCGACCGCGGTCTTGCGGGCGCGTTCAACTCGAACATCGTCAAGGCGGCGCGCGACAAGGCGCTGGAATTGCAGGGCGAGGGCAAGAAGGTTCTCTTCTATCTCATCGGCCGCAAGGGCCGCCCGGTGATCGCGCGCCTGTTCGCCGGCCAGATCATCGAGCAATATGACACGACCGGCATTCGCGATATCGGCTTCGAACAGGCGCACGACATTTCGGCGAAGGTGATGGAGCTTTACGAAGCCGGCGCCTTCGACGTCGCGCATCTCTTCTATTCGAAGTTCCGCTCGGCGCTGCTTCAGGAAGCGACCGGCCAGCAGTTGATCCCCGTTCCCGCGCCCGCCGACATTCCGGCATCGAGCGGCGCGGCGGTCGAGTATGAGCCCGACGAGGAAGCGATCCTCGCCGACCTGCTGCCGCGCAACATCACGATCCAGATTTTCAAGGGCCTGCTTGAAAACGCCGCGTCCGAACAGGGCGCTTCGATGACCGCGATGGACAATGCGACGCGCAACGCGGGCGAACTGATCAACAAGCTGACCATCATTTACAACCGCACGCGTCAGGCGGCGATCACCACCGAACTTATCGAAATCATCGCTGGCGCCGAAGCGCTCTAA
- the atpD gene encoding F0F1 ATP synthase subunit beta, with amino-acid sequence MATAPAPEKKAPAKKAAAPKAAAPKKAAAPKKAAPAGAATGRIAQVIGAVVDVQFTGELPAILNALETDNNGNRLVLEVAQHLGENTVRTIAMDATDGLTRGQPVTDTGAQISVPVGPQTLGRILNVIGDPIDERGPINATATAPIHAKAPEFVDQSTETSILVTGIKVIDLIAPYAKGGKIGLFGGAGVGKTVLIQELINNIAKGHGGTSVFAGVGERTREGNDLYHEFLDAGVIAKDKDGNPTPEGSKVALVFGQMNEPPGARARVALSGLTIAEYFRDQEGQDVLFFVDNIFRFTQAGSEVSALLGRIPSAVGYQPTLSTDMGALQERITSTNKGSITSVQAIYVPADDLTDPAPATSFAHLDATTTLNRAISELGIYPAVDPLDSTSRVLTAAIVGQEHYETARRVQETLQKYKSLQDIIAILGMDELSEEDKLVVARARKIQRFLSQPFHVAEVFTNIPGKFVAIEDTVKSFKAVVDGEYDHLPEAAFYMVGGIEEAVAKAAKLAADAA; translated from the coding sequence ATGGCAACCGCACCTGCCCCCGAGAAGAAGGCTCCCGCCAAAAAGGCCGCCGCGCCCAAGGCTGCTGCGCCGAAGAAGGCCGCCGCCCCCAAGAAGGCGGCCCCCGCCGGCGCCGCCACGGGCCGCATCGCCCAGGTCATCGGCGCCGTCGTCGACGTCCAGTTCACCGGCGAACTGCCGGCGATTCTGAACGCGCTCGAAACCGACAACAATGGCAACCGCCTCGTCCTCGAAGTCGCGCAGCACCTCGGCGAGAACACGGTTCGCACCATCGCGATGGACGCGACCGACGGCCTGACCCGCGGCCAGCCCGTCACCGACACCGGCGCGCAAATCTCGGTTCCCGTCGGCCCGCAGACGCTCGGCCGCATCCTCAACGTCATCGGCGACCCGATCGACGAGCGCGGCCCGATCAACGCCACCGCGACGGCGCCGATCCACGCCAAGGCCCCCGAATTCGTCGACCAGTCGACCGAAACGAGCATTCTCGTCACCGGCATCAAGGTCATCGACCTGATCGCGCCTTATGCGAAGGGCGGCAAGATCGGCCTGTTCGGCGGCGCGGGCGTCGGCAAGACCGTGCTCATCCAGGAACTGATCAACAACATCGCCAAGGGCCACGGCGGCACCTCGGTGTTCGCGGGCGTCGGTGAACGCACCCGCGAAGGCAACGACCTCTATCACGAATTCCTCGACGCCGGCGTTATCGCCAAGGACAAGGACGGCAACCCGACCCCCGAGGGATCGAAGGTTGCGCTGGTGTTCGGCCAGATGAACGAGCCGCCGGGCGCGCGTGCCCGCGTCGCGCTGTCGGGTCTGACGATCGCCGAATATTTCCGCGATCAGGAGGGCCAGGACGTGCTCTTCTTCGTCGACAACATCTTCCGCTTCACGCAGGCGGGTTCGGAAGTGTCGGCGCTGCTCGGCCGTATTCCGTCGGCCGTGGGCTATCAGCCGACGCTGTCGACCGACATGGGCGCGCTGCAGGAACGCATCACCTCGACCAACAAGGGGTCGATCACCTCGGTGCAGGCCATCTACGTTCCCGCGGATGACTTGACCGACCCTGCTCCCGCAACCTCGTTCGCCCACTTGGACGCAACCACGACGCTGAACCGCGCGATTTCGGAACTCGGCATCTATCCGGCGGTCGATCCGCTCGATTCGACGAGCCGCGTGCTGACCGCCGCCATTGTCGGCCAGGAGCATTATGAGACCGCTCGCCGCGTTCAGGAAACGCTGCAGAAGTACAAGTCGCTTCAGGACATCATCGCCATTCTCGGCATGGACGAGCTCAGCGAAGAAGATAAGCTGGTCGTCGCCCGCGCGCGCAAGATTCAGCGCTTCCTGTCGCAGCCGTTCCACGTCGCCGAAGTCTTCACCAACATCCCCGGCAAGTTCGTGGCGATCGAGGACACGGTGAAGTCGTTCAAGGCGGTGGTCGACGGCGAATATGACCACCTTCCCGAAGCAGCCTTCTACATGGTCGGCGGCATCGAGGAAGCAGTCGCCAAGGCCGCCAAGCTGGCCGCCGACGCGGCGTAA
- a CDS encoding ATP synthase F1 subunit epsilon, whose protein sequence is MALKFELVTPARLERSSDVYMVTVPGSEGDFSVLEGHAPFMATLRNGPLTIYATSGAAPETIEVEGGFAEVNEAGLTVLAEHIAG, encoded by the coding sequence ATGGCCCTGAAGTTCGAACTCGTCACCCCCGCCCGCCTCGAGCGGTCGAGCGACGTCTATATGGTCACCGTGCCGGGCAGCGAGGGCGATTTCTCGGTGCTCGAAGGCCACGCGCCCTTCATGGCGACGCTGCGCAACGGCCCGCTGACCATCTATGCCACCAGCGGCGCGGCGCCCGAGACGATCGAGGTCGAAGGCGGCTTTGCCGAAGTGAACGAAGCCGGCCTCACCGTGCTCGCCGAGCATATCGCAGGCTGA
- a CDS encoding DUF6265 family protein encodes MRQAIMVLVALATAGAAAASEAPAPLPGWMAGAWEQTASENRWADEYWTPPRGGIMIGAARIGKGEGLGIFEHTRIMRKADGTLAFFAQPFGRPAAEFPMVATGDRMIEFANPAHDYPQRIRYWREGDRLKARISLMDGSKAHDWDYGPPGG; translated from the coding sequence ATGCGACAGGCGATCATGGTGTTGGTAGCCTTGGCTACGGCGGGCGCCGCCGCGGCGTCGGAAGCTCCCGCGCCGCTCCCGGGCTGGATGGCGGGAGCGTGGGAGCAGACGGCATCCGAAAATCGCTGGGCCGACGAATATTGGACCCCGCCGCGCGGCGGCATCATGATCGGTGCCGCGCGAATCGGAAAGGGCGAAGGCCTTGGCATTTTCGAGCATACGCGGATCATGCGAAAGGCGGATGGAACACTCGCCTTCTTCGCGCAGCCGTTCGGGCGCCCCGCAGCCGAATTTCCGATGGTTGCGACGGGGGACCGGATGATCGAATTTGCGAACCCGGCGCATGATTATCCGCAGCGCATCCGTTACTGGCGCGAAGGCGACCGGCTGAAGGCCCGGATTTCGCTGATGGACGGCAGCAAGGCGCATGATTGGGATTATGGTCCGCCGGGCGGTTGA